A genomic stretch from Hemibagrus wyckioides isolate EC202008001 linkage group LG20, SWU_Hwy_1.0, whole genome shotgun sequence includes:
- the LOC131371075 gene encoding protein wntless homolog, which produces MYTMKTFLTPSILIIIIWYWRRITMMTRPPVLLEKVIFALGISMTFINIPVEWFSIGFDWTWMLLFGDIRQGIFYAMLLSFWIIFCGEHLMVRGTLTVFCVDTRPPPLMDCY; this is translated from the exons ATGTACACCATGAAGACCTTCCTCACTCCCagcatcctcatcatcataatctGGTACTGGAGGAGGATTACCATGATGACGAGACCGCCCGTCCTGCTGGAGAA AGTGATATTTGCACTAGGGATCTCCATGACCTTCATCAACATCCCAGTGGAGTGGTTTTCCATCGGATTCGACTGGACGTGGATGTTGCTGTTCGGAGATATCCGTCAGGGAATCTTCTACGCCATGCTCCTCTCCTTCTGGATCATCTTCTGTGGAGAACATCTCATGGTGAGGGGGACCTTGACTGTTTTTTGTGTAGATACTCGTCCACCACCTCTAATGGACTGTtactga
- the LOC131371191 gene encoding uncharacterized protein LOC131371191, which yields MPSARIMGAFIKILHVTLLLSSFGFTLQSSEFLQCFNDYDVELKCSFSAKPDTCAEYELGASRLNTDNLCTSRFVEIRPGECECRLHMKDGFVLYEILVINLMKGDKIWHTTNISTEGSLKPKRPIITSVTQNMNGDFFVTLNTTYTRKTFMDYLEVELEYAIDGSNDYVTQNVGKVRHSYEIVGRKLQPNSKYVVKARVKSNYPPNKTFSDYSEPYVFSTPQSLQNILRIIMPTLCIILIICISSVYFWFNRIIKPWWDKIPTPKFSTHFVKQVPQLLSFQTELSAVSLDSSANHIIKNTCVVQSEDSYKIYNPSLGKGIETSSLVYLLAENQSVNRNGSEGAGVEHQSTNTKQSCKSQKSDELFSGICNQDSGISNRTYLLSDSSSSSTFEQPAVNSGPSKNFPVSSENLDLMLQMDLDYYKLSGSTASGNSKLIPITPPSSEMAVDLLHHIAGDVGDHKALSSYNDLIIEKPFSTKKPQDALFSAHDGFVIPMEDGYQAF from the exons ATGCCAAGCGCAAGG ATAATGGGTGCCTTCATTAAAATCCTGCATGTGACCCTGCTTCTGTCCAGTTTCGGCTTCACCCTTCAATCTTCTG AGTTCCTGCAGTGCTTTAACGATTATGACGTCGAGCTCAAGTGCAGCTTCTCGGCTAAACCCGACACTTGTGCTGAATACGAACTCGGTGCTTCAAGATTAAACACAGACAA TTTGTGTACATCCCGTTTTGTCGAAATCCGTCCCGGCGAATGTGAATGCAGACTGCACATGAAGGACGGGTTCGTTCTTTACGAGATATTAGTAATAAACCTGATGAAAGGAGACAAGATTTggcacacaacaaacatcagtactgaaGGAAGCC TTAAGCCAAAAAGACCAATTATCACATCAGTGACTCAGAACATGAATGGAGACTTTTTTGTTACCTTGAACACCACCTACACAAGGAAAACCTTTATGGACTACCTGGAGGTAGAGCTGGAATACGCCATAGATGGAAGCAATGATTAC GTGACACAGAACGTTGGAAAAGTTCGCCATTCCTATGAGATTGTGGGCAGGAAACTTCAACCTAATTCCAAATATGTCGTTAAGGCAAGAGTGAAGTCGAACTACCCCCCTAACAAGACATTCAGTGACTACAGCGAACCATACGTGTTTTCTACAC CGCAATCATTACAAAATATTCTCAGGATAATTATGCCTACATTATGcatcattctgattatttgcatATCATCTGTCTACTTCTGGTTCAACAG AATCATAAAACCATGGTGGGACAAGATTCCTACGCCGAAATTTTCGACACATTTTGTAAAACAG GTTCCACAGTTGCTGTCATTTCAGACCGAGCTCTCAGCTGTCAGTCTCGATTCATCAGCGAACCACATCATCAAGAACACATG TGTGGTCCAGAGTGAAGATTCCTATAAGATCTATAATCCCAGTCTGGGGAAAGGCATCGAGACGTCGTCACTGGTGTATTTACTGGCAGAGAACCAGAGCGTGAACAGGAACGGCTCTGAAGGCGCTGGAGTTGAACACCAATCTACAAACACCAAGCAATCGTGTAAAAGTCAAAAATCTGATGAATTATTCTCAGGAATCTGTAATCAGGACTCAGGAATCAGCAACCGGACCTATCTGCTCTCAGACTCCAGCAGCTCATCCACTTTTGAACAGCCAGCGGTAAACAGTGGCCCAAGCAAGAACTTCCCGGTGTCATCCGAGAACCTGGACCTGATGCTGCAGATGGATTTGGATTACTACAAGTTGAGTGGTTCTACAGCCTCTGGAAACTCCAAACTGATTCCCATCACACCGCCCAGCAGTGAGATGGCCGTGGACCTTCTACATCACATCGCGGGTGATGTGGGTGACCACAAGGCTCTTAGCTCTTATAACGATCTGATCATAGAGAAGCCATTTAGCACCAAGAAACCACAGGATGCTCTGTTTTCCGCTCATGATGGCTTCGTTATTCCAATGGAAGATGGGTATCAGGCTTTTTAA